In the Nocardioides panaciterrulae genome, TCTCCAACCCGGTCACGATCGGCCCCGACGCGACGCTGGAGGAGCTCGACCGGGTCTGCGGCGAGTACCGCGTCTCCGGCCTCCCGGTCGTCGACGGCGACAACCGGCTGCTCGGCATCTGCACCAACCGCGACCTGCGCTTCACCCCGGTCGCGGAGTGGGCGACCACCAAGGTCGACGAGGTGATGACCCCGATGCCGCTGGTCACCGGCCAGGTCGGGATCAGCCGCGAGGAGGCCACGGTCCTGCTGCGTCAGCACAAGCGCGAGCGGCTGCCACTGGTCGACGACCAGGGCCGCCTGGCCGGGCTGATCACCGTCAAGGACTTCGTCAAGGGCGAGCAGTTCCCGCACGCGTCGTACGACGCGGACGGGCGGCTGCTGGTCGGCGCCGCGATCGGCTACTTCGGCGACGCCTGGCAGCGGGCCACGACCCTGATCGAGGCCGGCGCCGACGTGTTGGTGGCCGACACCGCCCACGGCAACGTCCGGATGCTGCTCGACATGGTCCGCCGGCTCAAGGACGACCCCGCGACCCGGCACGTGCAGGTCGTCGGCGGCAACGTCGCGACCCGCGAGGGTGCGCAGGCGTTCGTCGACGCCGGCTCCGACGCGATCAAGGTCGGGGTCGGGCCGGGCTCGATCTGCACCACCCGCGTCGTCACCGGCGTCGGGGTCCCGCAGGTCACCGCCGTCTACGAGGCGAGCCTGGCGGCCAAGCCGGCCGGCGTCCCGGTGATCGCCGACGGCGGCATGAAGCACTCCGGCGAGATCGCCAAGGCGATCGTGGCGGGGGCGGACACGGTGATGCTCGGCTCGCTGCTCGCCGGCTGCGAGGAGTCCCCGGGCGAGCTGGTCTTCGTCAACGGCAAGCAGTACAAGTCCTACCGCGGCATGGGCTCGCTCGGCGCGCTGTCGAGCCGGGGGAAGAAGTCCTACTCCAAGGACCGCTACTTCCAGGCCGAGGTCACCAGCGACGACAAGATCGTGCCCGAGGGCATCGAGGGCCAGGTCGCCTACCGCGGGCCGCTCGCCTCGGTCGCCCACCAGCTCATCGGCGGGCTGAACCAGTCGATGTTCTACGTCGGCGCGCGCACCGTCGGCGAGCTGCAGGAGAAGGGCCGCTTCGTGCGGATCACCTCCGCCTCGCTCAAGGAGAGCCACCCGCACGGCGTGCAGATGACCGTCGAGGCCCCCAACTACACCGGCTTCTGAGCGGCCGACCACCGAGAAGAGGGACATGACCGAGATCGAGATCGGCCGCGCCAAGCGCGCCCGGCGCGCGTACTCCTTCGACGACGTCGCGATCGTGCCGTCGCGCCGCACCCGCGACCCCGAGGAGGTGAGCGTCGCCTGGCAGATCGACGCCTACCGCTTCGAGCTGC is a window encoding:
- the guaB gene encoding IMP dehydrogenase, which gives rise to MEIPEKFAALGLTYDDVLLLPGHSDLAPADIDTTTRLTREISLRVPLVSAAMDTVTESRMAIAMARQGGMGVLHRNLSIEDQAYQVDLVKRTQTGIISNPVTIGPDATLEELDRVCGEYRVSGLPVVDGDNRLLGICTNRDLRFTPVAEWATTKVDEVMTPMPLVTGQVGISREEATVLLRQHKRERLPLVDDQGRLAGLITVKDFVKGEQFPHASYDADGRLLVGAAIGYFGDAWQRATTLIEAGADVLVADTAHGNVRMLLDMVRRLKDDPATRHVQVVGGNVATREGAQAFVDAGSDAIKVGVGPGSICTTRVVTGVGVPQVTAVYEASLAAKPAGVPVIADGGMKHSGEIAKAIVAGADTVMLGSLLAGCEESPGELVFVNGKQYKSYRGMGSLGALSSRGKKSYSKDRYFQAEVTSDDKIVPEGIEGQVAYRGPLASVAHQLIGGLNQSMFYVGARTVGELQEKGRFVRITSASLKESHPHGVQMTVEAPNYTGF